A genomic stretch from Poecilia reticulata strain Guanapo linkage group LG20, Guppy_female_1.0+MT, whole genome shotgun sequence includes:
- the zcchc2 gene encoding zinc finger CCHC domain-containing protein 2 produces MITMKLPMKTGEKGGDETAEDESLDPSERQHIPRAASSSVYERLQEPPRPCVHASHLDRESVFEWFGHHLNPAKRIEFMCGLLHMCQPLELRFLGSYLEDLARKDYHVLRDFECRANNPNDLGVLTDVVDPVIRSKLIVCLSLLGSDRRECAGILSRILSSVDLALSYRNYDYSLPPFRDPQHHLQPFYPPCQDGSVCEQNRDEATAGALEQLALLYTMASLHPAFHFHQREVIRGQLDKIELSLEEEKRQRQLRIKAQSTELLGQQLDFTASSVQDFGECPASHPPCQSRRSGRWATQREAVHIERIVLRGISRTATDKEYSFEVKWSDSSSSSVTKTHQELENFLLKLPKDQCTDSFEKNMLGLLSQGDQFESREVEKNLRERFLSAPPDFRQTRKVCSFFSSSRPACRCTLHPGTTYQPDCSDASSQDEDSYVQGHKKKHVSKSPCQLLSRAKSPQGDTWRGGHAAELNGPPDRRKKSSAVRSSQDAEQHLDPNRRSHPASKSKSRFLPGDRDKVTVKGTSAAFLTNGTLLPALSPQRKVGPSHADKFGETSSGSCSSPSSPQYRRRQSLESDDDNNKDSDSHSDDGGKGVAPDLFFTRQADSAGLADAPPQGPDFASSPYLPPLACLLPNGAPDPVAPDGKPPPAGPLSVVPTPGIVGDPEKREVLTTFGGPPLALHHSVGGGVQPLVQRFKTALPHSQGPAEGEAPLRALGSMSPGPPAYSSPSVPCQEPGLAPPLPHMEAPHHKLHGILPSGLPSPYALASVAPVPPSVMPTLGAPGAAVPPAVPSNSPGPPPSLSPALGLSAQQNDSASYSNSSASCGSGPVAPGNPVAVQQTQQQVPPQQQAPPLQQQQPPVGCGACGCHNNCGNRGSGSVVGGSSGCQPPLYFHHQMAAVARQMFSVPQSLLYLAQTQAPHQANGPPALPPFFPAAPPPVHPSPYLHSHSQAEGPSHMMGSQAPVAVAAANYSLQQQMAPAASFSQRVYQPVYPGHLGMLPAAVLGGGGVNKKNGTVSCYNCGVNGHFAQDCNQPSMDSTQPGGFRVKFAASNISEALDNAD; encoded by the exons ATGATAACAATGAAGCTACCGATGAAAACTGGCGAGAAAGGAGGTGACGAGACGGCGGAGGACGAGTCGCTGGATCCATCCGAGAGGCAGCATATTCCCAGGGCGGCATCTTCTTCGGTGTACGAGAGACTGCAGGAGCCGCCGAGACCCTGCGTCCACGCATCGCATCTGGACAGAGAGAGCGTGTTCGAGTGGTTCGGCCACCATCTGAACCCCGCCAAGCGGATCGAGTTTATGTGCGGGCTGCTGCATATGTGCCAACCCCTGGAGCTCCGCTTTCTGGGATCATACCTGGAGGACCTCGCTAGAAAAGATTACCACGTTTTACGGGACTTTGAGTGCAGGGCGAATAACCCGAACGATTTGGGAGTTTTAACGGACGTGGTCGACCCGGTGATTCGGTCCAAACTCATCGTCTGTCTGTCCCTGCTCGGCTCTGACAGGAGGGAATGTGCTGGAATACTCTCTCGGATACTCAGCAGCGTGGATTTGGCCTTGTCGTATAGGAACTATGACTACTCCCTGCCTCCTTTCAGGGACCCTCAGCATCACCTCCAGCCGTTCTATCCACCGTGCCAGGACGGTTCTGTATGTGAGCAGAACCGGGACGAAGCAACGGCAGGGGCTCTGGAGCAGTTGGCGCTGCTCTATACCATGGCCTCGCTACACCCAGCTTTCCATTTTCACCAACGGGAAGTTATCCGGGGACAACTGGACAAAATCGAGCTTTCCTTGGAGGAGGAAAAGCGACAGAGGCAACTCAGGATAAAAGCCCAGTCGACG GAGCTGCTGGGCCAGCAGCTGGACTTCACGGCCTCCTCAGTGCAGGACTTTGGAGAGTGTCCAGCCTCCCATCCCCCCTGCCAGAGCCGGCGCTCTGGTCGctgggcaacacagagagaag CCGTTCACATCGAGAGGATCGTGCTCAGGGGGATCTCTCGGACGGCAACAGATAAGGAATACAGCTTTGAG GTGAAGTGGTCAGACTCTTCCTCCAGCAGTGTGACCAAAACCCACCAGGAACTGGAGAACTTCCTGCTGAAG CTTCCAAAGGATCAGTGCACGGACTCTTTTGAGAAAAACATGCTGGGGCTCCTGAGTCAGGGGGACCAGTTCGAGAGCAGGGAGGTGGAGAAGAACCTCAG GGAAAGGTTTCTGTCTGCCCCGCCTGACTTCAGGCAGACCAGGAAGGtctgcagcttcttcagctcctccagaccgGCATGCAGAT GCACCTTACATCCTGGGACGACGTACCAGCCAGACTGCTCTGACGCCTCCAGTCAGGATGAAG ACTCGTATGTTCAGGGACACAAGAAGAAGCATGTGTCCAAGAGTCCATGTCAGCT ATTGTCAAGGGCCAAAAGCCCCCAGGGGGACACATGGAGGGGGGGCCACGCAGCAGAGCTCAACGGGCCCCCAGacaggaggaagaagagcagcGCGGTGAGGAGCAGCCAGGACGCTGAGCAG CACCTGGATCCCAACAGAAGGAGCCACCCAGCATCTAAAAGCAAGAGCAGATTTTTACCTGGCGACAG ggACAAGGTGACTGTGAAGGGCACAAGCGCTGCCTTTCTGACGAATGGCACTTTGTTACCGGCCCTGTCGCCTCAGAGGAAAG TCGGACCTTCTCATGCGGATAAATTTGGGGAAACGTCGTCCGGGAGCTGCAGCTCTCCCTCCAGCCCCCAGTACAGGAGGCGCCAGAGTCTGGAGAGCGACGACGACAACAACAAAG ACTCAGACAGCCACTCTGATGACGGCGGTAAGGGCGTGGCCCCTGACCTGTTCTTCACCCGGCAGGCGGACTCCGCCGGGTTGGCAGACGCCCCCCCCCAGGGCCCAGACTTCGCCTCATCCCCCTACTTGCCCCCTCTGGCCTGCTTGCTCCCCAACGGGGCCCCCGACCCCGTGGCTCCAGATGGGAAGCCCCCCCCAGCGGGGCCACTGTCGGTGGTCCCCACCCCAGGGATTGTGGGTGATCCGGAGAAGAGGGAGGTGCTGACGACCTTTGGGGGCCCCCCACTGGCCCTGCACCACTCAGTGGGTGGGGGGGTCCAGCCTCTGGTCCAGAGGTTTAAGACGGCTCTGCCCCACAGCCAGGGGCCCGCTGAGGGGGAGGCCCCTCTCAGAGCGCTGGGCTCCATGTCCCCGGGGCCGCCTGCATACTCGTCCCCCTCCGTGCCCTGCCAGGAGCCCGGCCTGGCCCCACCTCTGCCCCACATGGAGGCCCCCCACCACAAGCTGCATGGCATCCTGCCGTCGGGGTTGCCCTCTCCCTACGCCCTGGCCTCCGTGGCCCCTGTACCCCCCTCTGTGATGCCAACCCTGGGGGCCCCGGGAGCGGCTGTTCCTCCGGCCGTACCCTCGAACTCCCCCGGGCCTCCGCCCAGCCTCAGCCCGGCGCTCGGCCTCAGCGCACAGCAGAACGACTCTGCGTCCTACAGCAACAGCAGTGCTTCCTGTGGAAGCGGCCCCGTTGCCCCTGGCAACCCCGTAGCTGTCCAGCAAACCCAGCAGCAGGTGCCCCCGCAGCAGCAAGCGCCtcccctccagcagcagcagcccccTGTGGGATGTGGGGCCTGCGGTTGCCATAACAACTGTGGTAACCGAGGCAGCGGCAGTGTGGTGGGGGGCTCCTCCGGCTGTCAGCCCCCCCTTTACTTCcaccaccagatggcagcagtAGCGAGGCAGATGTTCAGCGTTCCTCAGTCTCTCCTCTACCTCGCCCAAACCCAGGCCCCCCACCAGGCCAACGGCCCCCCGGCCTTGCCCCCCTTCTTCCCTGCTGCCCCGCCTCCTGTCCACCCATCCCCCTATCTGCACTCCCACAGCCAGGCGGAGGGCCCGTCCCACATGATGGGCAGCCAGGCCCCGGTGGCAGTGGCGGCCGCCAACTACAGCCTCCAGCAGCAGATGGCGCCAGCGGCATCGTTCTCTCAGCGAGTCTACCAGCCGGTTTACCCGGGTCACCTGGGGATGCTGCCTGCTGCCGTGCTGGGGGGCGGCGGGGTCAACAAGAAGAACGGCACAGTGTCCTGCTACAACTGTGGGGTGAACGGACACTTTGCTCAAGACTGCAACCAGCCCAGCATGGACTCCACCCAGCCGG GAGGCTTCAGGGTAAAATTTGCAGCATCCAACATTTCAGAAGCACTTGACAATGCCGACTGA